The genomic region GGGCCGGCACCCCCATATCCCCCGGTTCGGGGCGCCCACCGGCCGGGACCTGGCCATTGCCAGGGAGGCCATGGATGCAATCAATATCCGGGATTTTGCCGACCGTTATGTGCCGGAATTGTCCGGCGGGGAAAAACAGCGGGTGGTGGTGGCCCGGGCCCTGGCCCAGCAGACGCCGGTGCTGCTGCTTGACGAGGCGACCTCCAATCTTGACATCCAGCATACCCTGGATATCTTCAGGGTCTGTCAACGGCTGGTGCGGGCGGGCAAGACGGTTATTGCGGTGATCCACAACCTCAACCTGGCCGCAGCCTACTGTGATGAGCTGATTTTCATGAAACAGGGAAGGATCTCTTGTACCGGACCCAAGGCCGAGACCCTGAACCCGGAGAACATCCGCACGGTTTTCGGGGTGGAGAGCAGGGTCTATTTTGATGAGTTCTGCCGCAGCCAGCAGATCTCGTTCCGATATTAGGTGGTTTCCATGATCAACAAAAAAACCAAAGATTGCGGCCGCCATCTTATGTCCCGGCTGAACCTGGCAGTGGGTGCGATGCTCTGTATTCTATTGCTGGGAGCGCCGGCCGATGCCGGATGGACCATAATCGATGATGACGGGCAGACGGTCCCGTTCTCCCAACCCTTTACGCGGATTATCTCCTTATATGGGGCCCACACCGAGAATCTTTTTTCCCTGGGGCTCGATGCGGAGATCATCGGTGTAACCCGGAGTGATGATTTTCCCGCCCAGGCCCTGGATAAGCCGAGGTTCAGCTACCGGGAGGACGCGGAGAAATTCATTGCCGCCCGGCCCGACCTGGTGCTGGTCCGGCCGATGATCAGCCGGGGCTATCCGCAGCTCCTTGTCAAGTTGAAGCAGGCCGGGATCACGGTGGTCTCCCTGCAGCCCACCAATATCAAAGACGCCTTTGTCTACTGGGGCAAGCTTGGCCTGCTCACCGGCCGGCAACAACGGGCCGCGGCAATGGTACGCGACTTCCGGGCCGGGCTGGCGGAAATCAGGAAAAAGCTGAGCGTTATTGCGGAACCGGACCGGAAAACAGTTTATTTTGAGGCTATCCATTCTAAAATGAAGACCTTTTCCCCTTCGAGCATGACCATCTTCGCCCTGACCGCGGCCGGCGGCAGGAACGTTGCCGTGGATGCCGACCAGGTACGGAATACCAATATCGCCGCCTATGGCAAGGAGCGCATCCTTTCCCATGCCCATGGGATTGATGTTTTCCTGGCTCAACAGGGCGTGATGAACAAGATAACCCGCCGGATGATCATCAAGGAGCCGGGGTTTTCAGTTATCAAGGCGGTCCGGGAGAATGAGGTTTATCTTATTGACGAAAAACTGGTATCGCGGCCGACCATGCGGCTGCTTAAAGGTATCCGCCTGATCGGCGGCATACTGTATCCGGAGTTGTTCAGGGATGATTAGCCCGTCCAGACGCATACCGGCTTTTTGTATCAGCGGCACCCATTCGGGCTGCGGCAAGACCACCATCACCCTGGGGATCATGGCGGCCCTGAAAAAAAGGGGGCTGCGGCTGGCGCCTTTCAAGTGCGGGCCCGACTTTATCGACCCCAGCCTGCATCGGCTTGCCACCGGGATGGTCTCAAGGAACCTCGATCTGTGGATGGCGGGTGAGTCTTTTGTGCGGCAGTGCTTTCACCACCATGGTGCCGCAGCTGACGCCGCGGTGATTGAAGGGGTAATGGGGCTGTTTGACGGCGGCGGCTCAAGCAGCGCGGCCCTGGCGGAATTTCTCGATCTGCCGGTGGTGCTGGTGGTGGATGCCCGCTCCATGGCCGAAAGCGTGGCCGCCCTGGTCCATGGTTTTACCAGCCTGGAACCGGGTCTTGTTGTTGCCGGGGTCATCTGTAACCGGGTCGGCAGCGAACGCCATCGTTCTCTCATTGAACAGGCCATGACCCGGTACGGCCTGGGGCCGGTTCTCGGTTTCATTCCCCGGAAGGCGGAGTTCACCATGCCGTCGCGTCACCTTGGTCTTCATATGGCCGGGGAGCAGCCGATTTCTGACGCAGCCCTTGAGCGGTTGGCAACTACCATTGAACAGCATATTGACCTGGACGGGTTGCTTGAGCATTGCCAGGGCAGGGTGGAGCAGCCGCAACCCCGAAGAAAATCCCGGGCAGTAAAGGCGAGAATCGGGGTGGCCCGGGACGCGGCATTCTGTTTTTACTATCAGGATAATCTGGAGATGCTGACCGCGGCCGGGGCGGAACTGGTGGAGTTCAGCCCCTTAAGGGACCAGGCCCTGCCGGAAGATATCAACGCGCTCTATATCGGCGGCGGGTATCCGGAGCTGCATGTCAAGGAACTTGCCGGCAACCGGACCATGCTGGCTGCGATCCGTGGCTGGTCAAGGGCCGGCAGACTGCTCTATGCCGAGTGCGGTGGTTTGATCTATCTCTGCAAGGGGATCGAGGATGATTGCGGCGCTTTTCATCCGCTGGTCAACATCTTTCCGGTGCGGGCCCGCATGCATAAAGGCCGGCAGGCCCTGGGCTACCGGGAGGTGAGATTTCTGGCGGATTGTTGCTGGGGACAGCGCGGCCAGACTATCCGGGGGCACGAGTTTCATTACTCTGATATTGAAAAGATGCCGGCAGAGGTGGCACGGCTCTATGCGCTTGCCGATGGCGCAACCGAAGGCTATTGCCTTGGGAATACCTGCGGTAGTTATATCCATCTGCACCTGGGAAGCAACAGCCGGGCCGCGGAATGGTTTGTCGGTCAGGCGGAAAAAGCCAGAGGAGATGGCCGGTGAACGGAAAAATAAAAAAGATTGCACCCCGGGATATCGAGGCGGAGAGTTTCCGGATAATTGAGCAGGAGCTGGGCGGGCATGATTTTGACCCCCTGACCCTGGCCGTGGTCCAACGGGTCATTCATGCCACCGGTGATTTTTCCTTTGTTGATAATCTCCGTTTTTCCGCTGGCGCCATTGCGGCCGGGCTCAGCGGTATCAGGGCCGGGAAAAATATTTTGACCGATGTCAATATGGCGGCCGCCGGGGTCAGCCGTAATATTTTATCGCAATGGGGCGGCCGGGTTGTCTGTATGATTTCAGCGCCGGAAACAGCCGCCAGGGCCAAGGGTGCCGGAAAAACCAGGTCCGAGATGGCCATTGAACTGGGGCTGGCTGAAAATATCGGCATTGTGGCCATTGGCAACGCCCCCACCGCCCTGCTGAAGGTCATGGAGCTGATTGACCAGGGCGCGGTGGCCCGGCCCGACCTGGTGATCGGGGTGCCGGTGGGTTTTGTCAATGCAGCGGAAAGCAAGGAGCTGCTGGCCTGCAAAGAATATCCCCATATCACCGCCCTGGGCCGTAAGGGAGGGAGTCCGGTGGCAGCGGCCATTGTTAATGCCCTGCTGCGACTGGCCATTAAGAATGATTAAAAAAAGACTTCGATCCGGCTATACCACCGGGGCCTGCGCCGCGGCAGCGGCCAAGGCGGCAACGCTCCTGGCCATGCGCGGTTCACCGGTAAAGGCCGTGGAGATACCCTTTCCGGACTCCAGCCGCCATTTTTTTACTGTGCATCGTTGCGCCTGGGAAACCTCGGCCCGGGGGGAGCGGTTTTCCATTGCCTCGGTGATCAAGGACGCGGGCGATGATCCCGATGTTACCAATGGCGCTGAAATCGTGGCCAGGGTCAGGATGGTTGACCGCTGTGATCAGGAGCCGGACTGCGTTGCCGGGCCGCTCGGGGATGTTCTTATCTGCCGGGGGCAGGGGGTCGGCATGGTCAGCAAGCCGGGCCTGGCAGTGGCGGTGGGAGAGCCGGCCATCAACCCGGTGCCGCGCCGGATGATCTGCGAGGCGGTGCTGGAGGGCCTGGCTGGAGATCAAAAAAATATTGTTGAGGTGACTATCTCCATTCGCAACGGCGAACAGCTGGCCCGGAAGACGTTGAACTACCGGCTTGGGATTATCGGCGGCCTGTCGGTCCTGGGCACCACCGGGATTGTCAGGCCGGTATCAGCCGAGGCCTGGACCGCCACCATCAAGGCCTCTCTGTCGGTCGCCCGCCAGGCGGGCTTAAACGAGGTGGTGCTCTCCACCGGCCGGACCTCGGAAAAGGGCGTGCAGGGCCTGCTCGATCTGCCGGAAGAGGCCTATGCGATGATGGGAGATTATCTTCATTTTTCCCTGCGGGCGGCGGCTGAGCAGGGGTTTGCCAGGATCCACCTGGCCGGGATGTGGGCAAAGATTATCAAGGCGGCCATGGAGATACCCCAGACCCATGTGCGCCACGGCGCCCTGGAAGCGGGGCAGGTCGCGGGTCTTCTTCAACATCTCGGGGCCGACCCGGCAACTCTCCAAAGGCTGGCCGGGGCGAACACCGCCCGGGAAATATATTGCCGGCTGGACGAGATGGGAGAACAAGACCTGGTCAGGGCCGTCTGCCGAAAGGCGGCGGAGTATGCGCAGAAAACAGCCCGGGTTCCGGTCTCGGTCTATCTGGTAAGCAGCAGCGGCAAGGTAGAGGAACATGTCTAAAATTATTGTGGCCGGTGTTTCCGCCTTCGGGATCGGCAAACAAGAACAGCGGCTTCTCTCCGGCTGTTGCTGCATTGTTGCTGCCGACAGATACCGGCCCCTGGCCCTGGAACTGACAGCGGAGGTGTTGCCCGTTGCGCCGCTCAAGCAGGCCCTGGCCGCCATTGAGGCCCGCCTTGGTTATGGCGATGTGGGGCTGCTGGCCAGCGGCGACCCGCTTTTTTTCGGCATCGGCAGGACCTTGATTGAGAAATTCGGCCCGGCCCGGGTTGTGGTCCTGCCGGCGCTTTCTTCCCTGCAACTGGCCTGCGCCCGTTTCAAGATCCCCTGGGACGACATAACGGTGATCAGCCTGCACGGCAGAAAATGTGAGCAGCTTTCCTCCCGGGTACTGCCCTGTCCCAAGGTGGCTGTTTTCACCGATGGTTTGTGTTCACCGGACAAGGTGGCCCGGTCGTTACAAAAATACCTGGAGCTGGTGGGGGCTGAAGAGGTTCTTGCCCAATGCCGCGTGTATGTGGCTGAAAATCTGGGCGGAAACGATGAGCGGCTGGTTGAGGGGACCATTGCCGAGATCGCGGCCATGGATTTTGCCGCGCTGAACATCATGATCCTCAGCCGGCCGGCCGCGGACCGCCGCAGCGTTAAGGTCTTGGGCCTGACCGAGTCGGAGATCAGCCACAGCCGTGGTTTGATCACCAAGGATGAGATCAGGGCGGTGACCCTTCATAAACTGGGCCTGCCGGTTGAAGGGGTTCTCTGGGATATCGGCGCTGGCAGCGGTTCGGTAAGTGTTGAAGCAGCCCGGATCTGTCCCGGACTTACTGTTTTCGCGGTGGAGAAGGAAGAAGAGCAACTGGCCAATATTCGCCGCAATATTGTTTCATTGGAGGCCTTCAACATCATACCGGTGCAGGGTGTGGCGCCTGAAGCCCTGGCCGGACTGTTGGCGCCGGACCGGGTATTTGTGGGCGGCAGTGGCGGCCGGCTGGCAACGATAATTGCCGTTGCCGCCGGCAGATTGAAAAAAGATGGCATAATCGTGGTCAACTGCGTGACCGCAAAAACCAGGGACCAGGCCCCGGAACTACTGGCCCGGCATGGCCTGGCGCTTGAGGTCTCACAGGTCTCGGTCAGCCGGCCGGCTGTGCGGGAAAAGACAAAACAGGTTGATTTCAACCCGATAACCGTGGTGACAGGAAAGAGATGAAAGGCAGATTTTACGTGGTCGGGGTAGGGCCCGGGGACCCGGAGTTGCTGACCCTTAAAGCGGCGCGCATTCTGCGGCAGGCCCCGGTATGGTTCGCGCCCAAGGGCAAGGAGTACGGGAGCAGCACCGCACTTACCATTCTGGAGGGTATTGTGTCCCGGGAGGACAAGGAAATCCTTGAACATTATTTTCCCATGAAAAAGGTCCGGAGGGGTGAGACCCCTGACCCGGAGGTCGAGGCCGCCTGGATAGAGGCGGCCACCGCGATTCTTGCCAGGATCGACGCGGGCATGGATGTTGTTTTTCCGACCCTGGGCGATCCGGCCATCTACAGTACCGGCTTTTATGTCTACGAGACCCTGCTCAGAATCGCACCGGACCTGGCAGTGGAAGTTATTTCCGGCGTCTCGTCCATCGGCGCCTCGGCAGCCGCGAGCGGCCGGCCCCTGTGTTTAGGGGATGACCGGATGGTGGTCATTCCCGCCACCTTTGAGAACGGGAAACTGAGAGAGATGCTGGTCAACTTTGATACAAT from Desulfobacterales bacterium harbors:
- a CDS encoding cobalt-precorrin-5B (C(1))-methyltransferase — translated: MIKKRLRSGYTTGACAAAAAKAATLLAMRGSPVKAVEIPFPDSSRHFFTVHRCAWETSARGERFSIASVIKDAGDDPDVTNGAEIVARVRMVDRCDQEPDCVAGPLGDVLICRGQGVGMVSKPGLAVAVGEPAINPVPRRMICEAVLEGLAGDQKNIVEVTISIRNGEQLARKTLNYRLGIIGGLSVLGTTGIVRPVSAEAWTATIKASLSVARQAGLNEVVLSTGRTSEKGVQGLLDLPEEAYAMMGDYLHFSLRAAAEQGFARIHLAGMWAKIIKAAMEIPQTHVRHGALEAGQVAGLLQHLGADPATLQRLAGANTAREIYCRLDEMGEQDLVRAVCRKAAEYAQKTARVPVSVYLVSSSGKVEEHV
- a CDS encoding precorrin-8X methylmutase, with amino-acid sequence MNGKIKKIAPRDIEAESFRIIEQELGGHDFDPLTLAVVQRVIHATGDFSFVDNLRFSAGAIAAGLSGIRAGKNILTDVNMAAAGVSRNILSQWGGRVVCMISAPETAARAKGAGKTRSEMAIELGLAENIGIVAIGNAPTALLKVMELIDQGAVARPDLVIGVPVGFVNAAESKELLACKEYPHITALGRKGGSPVAAAIVNALLRLAIKND
- a CDS encoding ABC transporter substrate-binding protein, translated to MINKKTKDCGRHLMSRLNLAVGAMLCILLLGAPADAGWTIIDDDGQTVPFSQPFTRIISLYGAHTENLFSLGLDAEIIGVTRSDDFPAQALDKPRFSYREDAEKFIAARPDLVLVRPMISRGYPQLLVKLKQAGITVVSLQPTNIKDAFVYWGKLGLLTGRQQRAAAMVRDFRAGLAEIRKKLSVIAEPDRKTVYFEAIHSKMKTFSPSSMTIFALTAAGGRNVAVDADQVRNTNIAAYGKERILSHAHGIDVFLAQQGVMNKITRRMIIKEPGFSVIKAVRENEVYLIDEKLVSRPTMRLLKGIRLIGGILYPELFRDD
- the cbiE gene encoding precorrin-6y C5,15-methyltransferase (decarboxylating) subunit CbiE — translated: MSKIIVAGVSAFGIGKQEQRLLSGCCCIVAADRYRPLALELTAEVLPVAPLKQALAAIEARLGYGDVGLLASGDPLFFGIGRTLIEKFGPARVVVLPALSSLQLACARFKIPWDDITVISLHGRKCEQLSSRVLPCPKVAVFTDGLCSPDKVARSLQKYLELVGAEEVLAQCRVYVAENLGGNDERLVEGTIAEIAAMDFAALNIMILSRPAADRRSVKVLGLTESEISHSRGLITKDEIRAVTLHKLGLPVEGVLWDIGAGSGSVSVEAARICPGLTVFAVEKEEEQLANIRRNIVSLEAFNIIPVQGVAPEALAGLLAPDRVFVGGSGGRLATIIAVAAGRLKKDGIIVVNCVTAKTRDQAPELLARHGLALEVSQVSVSRPAVREKTKQVDFNPITVVTGKR
- a CDS encoding cobyrinate a,c-diamide synthase, with the protein product MISPSRRIPAFCISGTHSGCGKTTITLGIMAALKKRGLRLAPFKCGPDFIDPSLHRLATGMVSRNLDLWMAGESFVRQCFHHHGAAADAAVIEGVMGLFDGGGSSSAALAEFLDLPVVLVVDARSMAESVAALVHGFTSLEPGLVVAGVICNRVGSERHRSLIEQAMTRYGLGPVLGFIPRKAEFTMPSRHLGLHMAGEQPISDAALERLATTIEQHIDLDGLLEHCQGRVEQPQPRRKSRAVKARIGVARDAAFCFYYQDNLEMLTAAGAELVEFSPLRDQALPEDINALYIGGGYPELHVKELAGNRTMLAAIRGWSRAGRLLYAECGGLIYLCKGIEDDCGAFHPLVNIFPVRARMHKGRQALGYREVRFLADCCWGQRGQTIRGHEFHYSDIEKMPAEVARLYALADGATEGYCLGNTCGSYIHLHLGSNSRAAEWFVGQAEKARGDGR
- a CDS encoding ABC transporter ATP-binding protein — its product is MADGFILKDVSFRHGAKRAVDSVALRLPAGKLYGLIGPNGCGKTTLLDLLIGNRRPCSGAVIYQGRPLTALRRRQVAREMALVPQDFGINFAFTVLEVVLMGRHPHIPRFGAPTGRDLAIAREAMDAINIRDFADRYVPELSGGEKQRVVVARALAQQTPVLLLDEATSNLDIQHTLDIFRVCQRLVRAGKTVIAVIHNLNLAAAYCDELIFMKQGRISCTGPKAETLNPENIRTVFGVESRVYFDEFCRSQQISFRY
- the cobI gene encoding precorrin-2 C(20)-methyltransferase, whose amino-acid sequence is MKGRFYVVGVGPGDPELLTLKAARILRQAPVWFAPKGKEYGSSTALTILEGIVSREDKEILEHYFPMKKVRRGETPDPEVEAAWIEAATAILARIDAGMDVVFPTLGDPAIYSTGFYVYETLLRIAPDLAVEVISGVSSIGASAAASGRPLCLGDDRMVVIPATFENGKLREMLVNFDTIVLMKVHRVMDRIVPLLAELDLLDQAVLVEHSSRRNQRIIRDVTDCPGKEIHYFSTVIVRKS